The stretch of DNA TTATACTTTTCTTTTCCTGCCGGTAATGAAACTAAAACCGGGAGTGGTGCGTCTAATGTTTGAGATTAAAAAAACTTTTTGGAGGTAAATATGAAAAAGACTTTTGTAACAGGGTTGGCTGTAGTTCTGTTGTTTGCTTTCGCCGCGGCTGCATCAGGGCAAAATAAAGACTGCGGCAGAATGGGAAAAGGGATGGAAATGGGAGGAAAGATGGGCATGGGTATGGGTATGGATGGCGCAATGCGGCCCAAAATGCTGCTTTCAAAGGCTTCAGAACTTAACCTTTCAACCGCCCAGATGGAAGCGCTAAAAAAAATTGCCGATAAAAAACCTGTAAGGGGCGCTAAAAGAGAGGAAATGGCAAAGGTACATGAAACAATAAAGGCGGAACTTGAAAAAGAAAAGCCGGATATGGCTAAGGTAGATTCAATGATAGACGAAATGGCAAAAAAACACGCTGAAACAATGAAACAGAACGCCCGTGATTCCGCGGAAATTAACGCGCTGCTTACAAAAGAGCAGAAAGAAATATTAAAGAAAATAAGAGAAGAGAAAAAGGATAATTTTAAAGAAAAAAGAATGAATAAGAAAAACAAATAAACCTTATTAGTTTTTATAAGCCGCTTCCGGCAATGTCAGCCGTAAGCGGCTTTTTTTATTTGCCGGCCCTGCCTTTTGATTTTTTTTAGTTATTGCGCTTTAATTTTTTGCTGATATAATCAGTAATAATATAAGTCTAATTATAGGAGGGTATACATGAAAAAGTTTTTTATCGCGCTGGTTGTGGCTGTTGCAACGGCTTTTCCTGTTATGGCGGAAGGCAATTTTTTAAGCAATGATTCGGGATGGTATAAATTCAATTTAACCGCAGAAGCAGGCTTTATATCTGTTTTATCCCACACCATCCAGTTTGGACAGTCGGGTACGCAGTTTGATTACAAGGAAGATGGCAATCAGGATGTGCTTTTTCCATTCAACAGATATACAGCGGAATTAAGGTTATGGGATAAT from Candidatus Goldiibacteriota bacterium encodes:
- a CDS encoding periplasmic heavy metal sensor, with product MKKTFVTGLAVVLLFAFAAAASGQNKDCGRMGKGMEMGGKMGMGMGMDGAMRPKMLLSKASELNLSTAQMEALKKIADKKPVRGAKREEMAKVHETIKAELEKEKPDMAKVDSMIDEMAKKHAETMKQNARDSAEINALLTKEQKEILKKIREEKKDNFKEKRMNKKNK